A genomic stretch from Hydrogenimonas urashimensis includes:
- the metK gene encoding methionine adenosyltransferase produces MPRSYLFTSESVTEGHPDKMADQISDAILDYIIERDPNARVACETLLSNGFCVIAGELKTVTYAPMQDIAREVIREIGYTDALYGFDYRSAGVLNGIGEQSPDINQGVDLAGGAIGAGDQGLMFGYACKETPALMPLPIYLAHRLTEGLAKSRKDGTLPFLRPDGKAQVTVEYVDGKPHKVKTIVVSTQHDPDVSHEKLKNAIIEELIYNVIPEELIDDEIVYHINPTGRFVIGGPQGDAGLTGRKIIVDTYGGSCPHGGGAFSGKDPTKVDRSGAYAARYVAKNLVAAGACEKVTIQIAYAIGVVEPVSIMIDTHGTGKVVEEKIESCIYELFDLTPKGIIETLDLLRPIYRKTAAYGHFGRELPEFSWEKTDKAEAIRKSLGL; encoded by the coding sequence GTGCCAAGAAGTTATCTTTTTACCTCGGAATCGGTCACGGAGGGGCATCCGGACAAAATGGCGGATCAGATCAGCGATGCGATTCTCGACTATATTATCGAGCGTGATCCAAACGCCCGTGTCGCCTGCGAAACGCTCCTCTCAAACGGTTTCTGTGTCATTGCCGGGGAACTCAAAACTGTCACCTACGCACCGATGCAGGATATTGCCAGAGAAGTGATTAGGGAGATCGGCTATACCGATGCCCTCTATGGGTTCGATTACCGGTCCGCCGGGGTCCTCAACGGAATCGGGGAACAATCGCCCGATATCAATCAGGGCGTCGATCTGGCCGGAGGAGCGATCGGAGCGGGTGATCAGGGGCTGATGTTCGGGTATGCCTGCAAGGAGACCCCTGCCCTGATGCCGCTGCCCATCTATCTGGCGCATCGTTTGACGGAAGGACTGGCGAAAAGCAGAAAAGACGGAACCCTTCCTTTTCTCAGGCCGGATGGCAAAGCCCAGGTGACTGTGGAATATGTCGACGGCAAACCGCACAAGGTTAAAACGATCGTCGTCTCCACACAACATGATCCGGATGTTTCCCACGAAAAACTGAAAAATGCGATTATCGAAGAGCTTATATACAATGTAATACCTGAAGAACTGATCGATGATGAGATTGTCTATCATATCAATCCGACGGGGCGTTTCGTGATCGGGGGTCCCCAGGGGGATGCCGGCTTGACAGGGCGTAAAATCATCGTCGATACCTACGGGGGAAGCTGTCCCCATGGCGGCGGAGCATTCAGCGGAAAAGATCCGACGAAAGTCGATCGAAGCGGCGCCTATGCAGCTCGCTATGTGGCCAAGAACCTTGTGGCTGCCGGCGCCTGTGAAAAGGTGACGATCCAGATTGCCTATGCCATCGGAGTGGTTGAACCGGTATCGATCATGATCGATACACACGGAACAGGGAAAGTGGTCGAGGAGAAGATCGAATCGTGCATCTACGAGCTATTCGACCTTACACCCAAAGGGATCATTGAGACACTTGATCTTTTGCGTCCAATTTACAGGAAAACAGCTGCATACGGGCACTTCGGACGGGAACTTCCCGAATTTTCATGGGAAAAAACGGATAAGGCCGAAGCGATTCGAAAGAGTCTTGGACTCTGA
- the ndk gene encoding nucleoside-diphosphate kinase, whose product MERTLSIIKPDAVKKNVIGKIIDRFESNGLRIAAMKKVQLSAQDAGEFYAVHKERPFFGELVEFMTSGPVVVMVLEGENAVAKNRELMGATNPKEAAPGTIRADFAESIDANAVHGSDSLENAKTEIAFFFAQREIY is encoded by the coding sequence ATGGAACGAACGCTTTCTATCATCAAACCCGATGCTGTCAAAAAAAATGTCATCGGTAAAATTATCGATCGTTTCGAAAGCAACGGTCTTCGTATCGCTGCCATGAAAAAAGTGCAGCTCAGTGCCCAGGATGCCGGCGAGTTTTACGCTGTCCACAAAGAACGCCCTTTCTTTGGCGAACTGGTCGAGTTTATGACAAGCGGCCCGGTTGTCGTTATGGTACTCGAAGGAGAAAATGCCGTAGCGAAAAACCGGGAATTGATGGGTGCAACCAACCCGAAAGAAGCGGCTCCCGGAACGATTCGTGCTGACTTTGCCGAAAGCATCGATGCCAATGCAGTACATGGCAGCGACAGTCTTGAAAACGCAAAAACAGAAATCGCTTTCTTTTTTGCCCAAAGAGAGATCTACTGA
- a CDS encoding beta-ketoacyl-ACP synthase III, giving the protein MYAALKSIGAYVPKKVLTNQDFETMVETSDEWITKRTGIKERHIASENESTSDMGVEAAKIAIHRAGLKIDDIDMIVCATISPDYLCMPSTACMIAAKLGRVNVTAFDISAACTGFIYALAVAKAFIESGMKKNVLIIGAEKLSAIVDYSDRTTCVLFGDGAGAAVVGATRKKAEAITDIHISADGNYGDLLMTPGCGVKKPCSEQVLEEKLCTMKMKGNETFKIAVRTLTSDVVNILNDNEMKASDIKHFIPHQANYRIIKAVGDALKMKEEQVVLTVHKYGNTSSASIPMAMNDIWESGRLRQGDTMLLDAFGGGLTWGSALLPFAGKSFK; this is encoded by the coding sequence ATGTATGCTGCTTTGAAATCGATCGGTGCCTATGTGCCGAAGAAAGTTCTGACCAATCAAGATTTTGAAACGATGGTCGAAACATCGGATGAGTGGATTACCAAACGGACCGGAATCAAAGAGCGGCATATCGCTTCGGAAAACGAGTCTACCAGCGATATGGGAGTTGAAGCGGCCAAGATCGCCATACATCGGGCAGGGTTGAAGATTGACGATATCGATATGATCGTTTGTGCAACGATCTCTCCCGACTACCTTTGTATGCCTTCGACTGCCTGTATGATTGCTGCGAAACTGGGACGCGTGAATGTAACCGCATTCGATATTTCTGCAGCATGTACCGGTTTTATTTACGCCCTGGCCGTCGCCAAAGCCTTTATAGAATCGGGAATGAAAAAAAATGTATTGATTATCGGTGCCGAGAAACTGAGTGCAATCGTTGACTACAGCGACCGGACCACGTGTGTGCTTTTTGGTGACGGTGCGGGTGCGGCCGTTGTGGGCGCCACACGCAAAAAAGCGGAAGCCATCACAGATATTCATATTTCCGCCGACGGCAATTACGGCGATCTTTTGATGACCCCCGGTTGTGGTGTAAAAAAGCCCTGTTCCGAGCAGGTTCTTGAAGAGAAACTTTGCACGATGAAAATGAAAGGGAACGAAACCTTCAAAATCGCTGTACGAACTCTGACTAGCGATGTGGTCAACATTCTTAACGACAATGAAATGAAGGCTTCGGACATCAAACATTTCATACCCCATCAGGCCAACTATCGTATTATCAAAGCAGTCGGCGATGCGCTTAAAATGAAGGAAGAGCAGGTAGTGCTCACCGTCCATAAATATGGCAATACCTCTTCTGCCTCTATACCGATGGCGATGAACGATATCTGGGAAAGCGGACGTCTACGCCAGGGAGATACCATGCTCCTTGATGCATTCGGGGGCGGACTGACATGGGGAAGTGCTTTACTCCCTTTTGCCGGCAAATCATTCAAGTAA
- the plsX gene encoding phosphate acyltransferase PlsX, which yields MVRIAVDAMGGDFGHYPIVEGAIFALKQKKFLPIFVGDKNKIYPLIPKKFKNRVEIVHCDDVIAMDEHATDALKRRNSSIFVAVDLVRQGKADAVVSAGHSGATMSLATLRIGRIKGISRPAIATFMPTQVKGKQTVVLDVGANVDCDANNLFQFAVMGDAYASKVLGCTYTKVGLLSNGEEATKGNEVTKEAYPLISQLESFVGNVEGGDIFNGAVDVVVCDGFVGNVLLKTSEGVAETISYYLKSEIKRSPVSIAGALLMKRVFRRLKKQIDYAEYGGAPLLGVKACTIISHGKSNPKAIKNAMFQAIRFVESNVNEAIRTRLETLNN from the coding sequence ATGGTCCGAATCGCCGTTGACGCAATGGGTGGTGATTTTGGTCACTACCCAATTGTGGAAGGAGCCATATTTGCCCTTAAACAGAAAAAATTTCTTCCCATATTTGTAGGCGATAAAAACAAAATCTACCCTCTCATCCCCAAGAAATTCAAAAACAGAGTCGAAATTGTCCATTGCGATGATGTAATAGCGATGGATGAGCATGCAACCGACGCTTTGAAAAGAAGAAACTCTTCCATATTCGTGGCCGTTGATCTTGTAAGGCAGGGCAAAGCGGACGCGGTAGTTTCTGCGGGGCACAGCGGAGCGACCATGAGCCTCGCAACATTGAGAATCGGTCGCATCAAAGGGATTTCTCGACCGGCAATCGCCACCTTCATGCCCACCCAGGTCAAAGGCAAACAGACCGTTGTTCTTGATGTCGGAGCCAATGTCGACTGTGATGCCAACAATCTCTTTCAGTTTGCGGTCATGGGGGATGCCTATGCCAGCAAAGTGCTGGGTTGTACTTATACAAAAGTCGGACTTCTCTCCAATGGCGAAGAGGCAACGAAAGGCAATGAAGTCACCAAGGAAGCCTATCCGCTTATCAGTCAGCTTGAGAGCTTCGTCGGGAATGTGGAAGGTGGTGACATCTTCAACGGTGCTGTGGATGTCGTGGTCTGTGACGGTTTTGTCGGTAACGTTTTGTTGAAGACAAGCGAGGGAGTGGCAGAGACCATCAGCTATTATCTCAAGTCCGAAATCAAGCGGTCGCCTGTTTCAATCGCGGGAGCGTTGTTGATGAAACGCGTTTTTCGCAGACTCAAAAAACAGATCGATTATGCTGAATACGGCGGAGCGCCCCTGTTGGGAGTCAAGGCCTGTACGATTATAAGTCATGGCAAAAGCAATCCGAAAGCGATCAAAAATGCGATGTTCCAAGCCATACGATTCGTAGAGTCGAACGTCAACGAAGCGATACGCACGCGTCTTGAAACATTGAACAATTAA
- a CDS encoding vWA domain-containing protein, whose amino-acid sequence MHFEHSWVFLFIPLFLFCERKCPLRLELLFFPHIGRITKSLRSASLMQAFKWMAWGGTILALASPVTTKEFHPSHAMGRDMVLVIDASRSMDEPFSIVQKENKFETVKRVVKSFIEQRKNDRLGLIIFGEYAYVASPVTFDHGVLSAMIPYLEVGMAGERTAIYDAIAMAAKLLKHSEAKSKVAILLTDGRNTAGRIPLQVAEKMLQQYHIKLYTIGVGGMREYDPAILKALAKSTGGTFFSASDPKMLEEVYRKIDTLEPSKVEKEPVVETTYLYSYPLFVAAMSLLAYLFLLNRGEVARG is encoded by the coding sequence ATGCACTTTGAGCATTCATGGGTCTTTCTTTTCATTCCGCTTTTTCTCTTTTGTGAACGCAAATGCCCGTTGCGGCTGGAGCTTCTCTTCTTTCCCCACATCGGGCGCATCACGAAAAGTCTCCGAAGCGCCTCTTTGATGCAGGCGTTCAAATGGATGGCGTGGGGCGGCACAATTCTTGCCCTCGCATCGCCTGTGACGACAAAGGAATTCCATCCCTCCCATGCGATGGGACGGGACATGGTTCTTGTGATTGATGCGAGCCGTTCGATGGACGAGCCTTTTTCGATTGTGCAAAAAGAGAACAAGTTCGAAACGGTAAAGCGGGTGGTGAAAAGCTTCATCGAACAACGTAAAAACGACAGGCTCGGGTTGATTATATTTGGTGAGTATGCCTACGTGGCTTCGCCAGTCACTTTCGATCATGGTGTTCTCTCGGCGATGATTCCCTATCTGGAAGTGGGAATGGCAGGGGAGCGTACGGCAATCTACGATGCCATCGCCATGGCGGCGAAACTGCTGAAACACTCCGAAGCGAAAAGCAAAGTGGCCATCTTGCTGACCGATGGCAGGAATACCGCCGGGAGAATTCCTCTGCAGGTGGCCGAAAAGATGCTGCAGCAATACCATATCAAACTCTACACGATCGGTGTGGGAGGTATGCGCGAATACGATCCGGCGATTCTCAAGGCATTGGCGAAAAGCACGGGTGGAACTTTCTTTTCGGCATCCGATCCGAAAATGCTCGAAGAGGTGTATAGAAAAATCGATACTCTGGAACCTTCCAAAGTGGAAAAAGAACCGGTCGTCGAGACTACCTACCTCTACAGCTATCC
- a CDS encoding DUF58 domain-containing protein, whose protein sequence is MNKRLKTLLIKTKRQVFSEMIGNNPSLFHGEGYDFSELREYQVGDDIRKIDWTITAKLQKPYVKLFHEERELHIVAACMMGGSLFFGTHRIKQEVVAEVAAILGYSAIKNSDLFTGAIVSQSGEMVERATKRIFGVNRFVESIDGMKVLGQSTDYVKGPRRLFKRIKRRSVLFLIGDFLSAVDLGLLSKRHEVIAVIVRDRFEEHPKPLGQVHLVDPETGATLQTHFGEKSVDRYRAQILASDKALYHHLHKHRIRFVKIYTDEDPFGKLVRLFGGRM, encoded by the coding sequence GTGAACAAACGGCTCAAAACCCTTTTGATAAAAACAAAGCGCCAGGTTTTTTCCGAAATGATCGGGAACAACCCTTCTCTTTTTCATGGGGAGGGGTACGACTTCAGTGAGCTTCGCGAGTATCAGGTCGGCGACGATATTCGTAAAATCGACTGGACTATCACGGCGAAGCTTCAAAAACCCTACGTCAAACTCTTTCATGAAGAGAGAGAACTCCACATTGTGGCAGCCTGTATGATGGGGGGCAGTCTCTTTTTCGGAACCCATAGGATCAAGCAGGAAGTGGTGGCAGAAGTAGCGGCGATACTGGGTTACTCTGCAATCAAAAATTCGGATCTGTTTACCGGGGCGATCGTATCGCAGTCGGGAGAGATGGTCGAGAGGGCTACGAAACGGATATTCGGCGTCAATCGGTTTGTAGAGTCAATCGATGGCATGAAGGTTCTCGGGCAGAGCACCGATTACGTGAAAGGGCCTCGTCGGCTTTTCAAGCGTATCAAGCGGCGGAGTGTTCTTTTTCTGATCGGGGATTTTCTATCCGCCGTGGATTTGGGGCTTTTGAGCAAACGGCACGAAGTGATCGCCGTCATTGTCCGGGACCGTTTCGAGGAGCATCCCAAGCCTCTCGGGCAGGTGCATCTGGTCGATCCGGAGACGGGAGCGACACTGCAGACCCACTTCGGTGAAAAGAGTGTGGACCGTTACCGTGCCCAGATTCTCGCCAGTGACAAAGCGCTCTATCACCATTTGCATAAACATCGTATCCGGTTCGTCAAAATCTATACCGACGAGGATCCTTTCGGCAAACTCGTCCGACTTTTCGGAGGTCGGATGTGA
- a CDS encoding peroxiredoxin, which produces MLVTKKAPDFTANAVLGNNEIVDNFNLYENFGEKGTVLFFYPLDFTFVCPSEIIAFDHRLDEFTSRGVNVIGCSIDSHFTHLAWKNTPVEEGGIGQVRYPLVADLTKQIAADYDVLLDDGIALRGSFLIDTDGTIRHAVINDLPLGRNIDEMLRMIDAMHFTNEYGEVCPAGWHKGEEGMKANPEGVAEYLAKHAEEL; this is translated from the coding sequence ATGCTCGTAACGAAAAAAGCTCCCGATTTCACTGCCAATGCAGTACTCGGAAACAATGAAATTGTCGACAATTTCAATCTCTATGAAAACTTCGGTGAAAAAGGCACCGTTCTTTTCTTCTATCCTCTGGACTTCACTTTTGTCTGTCCTTCCGAAATCATCGCCTTCGACCATCGGCTGGATGAGTTCACAAGCCGCGGTGTCAACGTTATCGGATGTTCCATCGATAGCCATTTCACACACCTTGCATGGAAAAACACACCGGTGGAAGAGGGCGGTATCGGCCAGGTGCGCTATCCGCTCGTGGCAGACCTCACCAAGCAGATTGCGGCCGATTACGACGTCCTGCTCGACGATGGCATCGCCCTGCGGGGATCTTTCCTGATCGACACCGACGGAACAATCCGCCACGCGGTCATCAACGACCTTCCTCTGGGCCGAAACATTGACGAAATGCTCCGTATGATCGATGCAATGCACTTTACCAACGAGTACGGTGAAGTCTGTCCGGCAGGATGGCACAAAGGGGAAGAAGGCATGAAAGCCAACCCGGAAGGCGTTGCGGAATATCTCGCAAAACACGCCGAAGAACTGTAA
- a CDS encoding AAA family ATPase: protein MGQIIEKIRNEIKKVVVGQDKMIDGLLIGLACDGHILLEGVPGLAKTTTVNALSKALGLKFKRVQFTPDLLPSDIIGAEIYDPKNNSFKIKQGPVFTNLLLADEINRAPAKVQSALLEVMQERQVTIGEESFKIDLPFLVMATQNPVEQEGAYNLPEAQLDRFMMKLVIGYNTPEEELEIARRVANDALGQIEEVASKEDIFRIKEEVKKIHIDEEVEKYIVDLIFATREPEKYNLESIEKWIMYGASPRASIDLYKASRAQAYLRGKDFVSPVDIAYVAKDILRHRIILSYEAEAEEISSDLVIDKVLETVAIP from the coding sequence ATGGGACAGATTATAGAAAAAATCAGAAATGAGATCAAAAAAGTTGTTGTTGGGCAGGACAAAATGATCGACGGCCTTTTGATCGGTTTGGCATGTGACGGGCATATTTTGTTGGAGGGTGTACCGGGGTTGGCAAAAACGACGACGGTCAATGCCCTATCCAAGGCTTTGGGACTTAAGTTCAAACGGGTGCAGTTCACACCGGACCTTTTGCCAAGTGACATTATCGGGGCAGAGATATACGATCCCAAGAACAACAGTTTCAAAATAAAACAGGGACCGGTCTTTACAAATCTCCTGTTGGCGGATGAAATCAACCGGGCTCCGGCGAAAGTGCAATCGGCACTGCTGGAGGTGATGCAGGAGAGACAGGTAACGATTGGTGAAGAGAGTTTCAAGATCGATCTTCCTTTTCTGGTTATGGCGACGCAAAACCCTGTGGAGCAGGAGGGCGCCTACAACCTTCCCGAAGCTCAGCTTGACCGTTTCATGATGAAACTGGTGATCGGCTACAATACGCCGGAGGAGGAGTTGGAGATTGCCAGACGGGTGGCGAACGATGCATTGGGCCAGATCGAAGAGGTGGCTTCGAAAGAGGATATTTTCAGAATCAAAGAGGAAGTGAAGAAGATCCACATTGACGAAGAGGTGGAAAAGTATATTGTCGATTTGATATTCGCGACCCGGGAACCGGAAAAGTACAATCTCGAATCGATCGAAAAATGGATTATGTATGGAGCGAGTCCCCGGGCATCGATCGACCTTTACAAAGCGAGCCGTGCCCAGGCTTATCTGCGGGGGAAAGATTTTGTCTCTCCGGTCGATATCGCCTATGTTGCCAAAGATATTCTGCGCCATCGCATTATTCTCAGCTATGAAGCGGAGGCGGAAGAGATAAGCAGCGATCTGGTGATCGACAAAGTGCTTGAAACCGTTGCGATTCCCTAA
- a CDS encoding YceD family protein yields the protein MKILLRKIHENRNPFSIRKEGLLCSGEFWRSGKHAVTVDGTVEGDIGLMCDRCGEAFSKHISEPFHVEVVDRPLKVDESLDVIECPDGIVDFDMICESEIASIQSEYHLCPQCEGTNDFEMEF from the coding sequence ATGAAAATCCTGCTTCGAAAAATTCATGAAAACAGAAATCCTTTTTCCATCAGGAAAGAGGGACTTCTCTGCAGTGGTGAATTTTGGCGCAGCGGGAAACACGCCGTTACGGTGGACGGAACGGTCGAAGGCGATATCGGTCTTATGTGTGACCGATGTGGTGAAGCGTTTTCAAAACATATCTCGGAACCCTTTCATGTCGAAGTGGTTGACAGACCACTTAAGGTAGATGAATCTCTCGATGTGATAGAATGTCCGGACGGAATTGTCGATTTCGATATGATTTGTGAAAGTGAAATCGCTTCGATACAGAGTGAGTATCATTTGTGCCCTCAGTGTGAAGGTACCAATGATTTTGAAATGGAATTTTGA
- the rpmF gene encoding 50S ribosomal protein L32, which produces MAVPKRRNSKTRAAKRRTHYKVTLARPVKDADGTWRMPHRMNKFTGEYKA; this is translated from the coding sequence ATGGCAGTACCAAAAAGACGCAACAGTAAAACACGTGCAGCAAAACGCAGAACTCATTACAAAGTAACACTCGCCCGGCCGGTCAAAGATGCCGACGGTACGTGGCGAATGCCTCACCGAATGAACAAATTCACAGGTGAATACAAAGCGTAA
- a CDS encoding 4Fe-4S dicluster domain-containing protein produces MAVIITDTCINCGACIDECPVEAIVDDEDNPTGEEIYYVYPDKCVECVGYHDEPACATACPTEGCICWDVCAEGATCRDDVSEEARTEHQPVVE; encoded by the coding sequence ATGGCTGTTATTATTACAGATACCTGTATTAACTGTGGAGCGTGTATCGACGAGTGTCCGGTCGAAGCGATTGTTGATGACGAAGATAATCCGACAGGAGAAGAGATTTATTATGTCTATCCTGACAAATGCGTCGAGTGTGTAGGGTACCACGACGAACCCGCATGTGCAACAGCATGCCCGACAGAAGGTTGTATCTGCTGGGATGTCTGTGCAGAGGGTGCAACCTGCCGCGATGATGTTTCCGAAGAAGCGCGCACCGAGCATCAGCCGGTTGTCGAATAA